One region of Quercus lobata isolate SW786 chromosome 2, ValleyOak3.0 Primary Assembly, whole genome shotgun sequence genomic DNA includes:
- the LOC115959101 gene encoding uncharacterized protein LOC115959101: protein MSSLEADEVLFTYIAVAPHAVSLVLIREDNGIQRPVYYVSKSLHQAEICHLPLKKAVLAIVQATRKHPHYFQAHIVVVLTQLPPRSILQSVDYTGRIAKWGTILGTFDIRYMPRTAVKGQVLADLVAEFAEPLPEEGGGVLSTDEKLVGTVSQQEPTCWKAYVNSAANQRGSRVGLVLISPKGITIEKSLRLGFSATNNKVEDEVLLEGMTMVEKLGEKSINMFSDSRLVVGQVNRELEARDERMQEYLVQAKRLRARFNFFSLMHVSRSGNTHVDSLATLATSSAQCLPRVILVEDLHRPLVVKAGLMHVHSVKAGPSWMDPIILFLREDILSEEKSEADKIRRKASRFWLFEDLKLYKRSFSGPYLLCVHPDATKLILEELHEGICGSHTGGRSVP, encoded by the coding sequence ATGTCCAGTCTTGAAGCCGACGAGGTTCTATTCACCTACATTGCTGTGGCCCCTCACGCAGTGAGCCTAGTGCTGATCCGGGAGGACAATGGCATACAACGGCCTGTCTACTACGTGAGCAAGTCGTTGCATCAAGCAGAGATCTGTCACCTCCCCTTGAAAAAGGCCGTCCTGGCAATCGTACAAGCCACGCGAAAGCACCCCCactacttccaggcacacatcGTTGTTGTATTAACCCAGCTCCCGCCCAGGTCAATACTCCAGAGTGTCGATTACACAGGGAGAATAGCTAAGTGGGGGACCATTCTTGGCACCTTCGACATTAGGTACATGCCCCGCACCGCTGTGAAGGGCCAAGTCCTCGCGGATCTGGTAGCTGAGTTTGCTGAACCCTTACCAGAAGAAGGGGGAGGGGTACTGAGCACAGACGAAAAACTGGTCGGCACAGTCTCTCAGCAAGAACCCACTTGCTGGAAAGCATACGTTAACAGCGCGGCCAATCAAAGAGGCTCTAGGGTGGGGCTCGTCCTAATTTCCCCCAAGGGGATTACCATCGAAAAATCGCTAAGACTGGGCTTCTCGGCCACGAATAATAAGGTAGAAGATGAGGTCTTGTTGGAAGGAATGACTATGGTCGAGAAACTGGGCGAGAAATCCATAAacatgttctcggactcaagactTGTTGTGGGACAAGTAAATAGGGAATTGGAGGCaagggatgaaagaatgcaagagtacctaGTCCAAGCTAAGCGCTTGCGGGCGCGTTTTAACTTTTTCAGCCTAATGCATGTATCCAGGAGTGGAAACACCCATGTTGATTCTCTCGCCACGCTAGCCACCTCCTCGGCACAATGCCTACCTCGAGTTATACTCGTGGAAGATCTACACAGGCCCTTGGTGGTGAAAGCCGGGTTGATGCATGTTCACAGCGTCAAGGCagggcctagctggatggatcctataaTACTGTTTTTAAGGGAGGATATCTTATCCGAAGAGAAGAGCGAGGCCgacaagattagaagaaagGCTTCACGATTCTGGTTGTTCGAGGACTTGAAATTGTATAAGCGCTCATTTTCAGGACCGTACCTGCTATGCGTACACCCAGATGCCACGAAGCTTATCCTAGAGGAATTGCACGAAGGAATTTGTGGGAGCCATACCGGAGGTAGATCTGTCCCATAA
- the LOC115959111 gene encoding uncharacterized protein LOC115959111, producing the protein MYPDLYKGLKLRPEDLTAYDSPLVSFKGKTVTPKGQIRLPIQIGSDIVEVDFIVVDAYSPYTAIVARPWLHALGAVSSTLHQKVGSELLPQEKEKLIDFLRKNVDVFVWDAYEAPGVDPNFICHHLNVSPSVTPRKQPPRRPSKEHADAVKEELMKLKKVGAIKEVFNPEWLANTVVVKKKSGKWRVCVDITDLNKAYPKDPFPIPRIDRLVDSTVGHPRMSFLDAF; encoded by the exons ATGTACCCTGACTTGTATAAGGGGTTGAAGCTGCGACCAGAAGACCTGACAGCATATGACTCCCCTTTGGTGAGTTTCAAAGGGAAAACTGTTACTCCGAAAGGCCAGATTAGGCTGCCTATACAAATAGGCTCGGACAtagtggaggtggacttcatagtGGTGGATGCATATTCGCCCTACACCGCCATTGTAgccagaccttggcttcatgccctaGGAGCTGTATCATCAACCCTACACCAAAAG gtcggctcaGAACTACTGccccaagagaaggaaaagCTTATTGATTTTCTCAGAAAAAATGTGGACGTGTTTGTATGGGACGCCTACGAGGCTCCGGGGGTCGATCCGAATTTCATTTGCCACCATCTTAACGTTAGTCCATCCGTGACACCTAGGAAACAACCTCCTCGGCGACCGTCGAAAGAGCATGCGGATGCGGTGAAGGAAGAGCTGatgaaattaaagaaagtaggggctatcaaagaagtttttaaCCCCGAGTGGCTGGCCAATACAGttgtggtaaagaagaagagtgggaagtGGCGAGTCTGCGTGGACATCACAGACCTGAATAAGGCCTACCCGAAGGATCCTTTCCCTATACCTCGGATAGATCGATTGGTGGATTCGACCGTgggacaccctcgaatgagcttcttaGACGCCTTTTaa
- the LOC115974418 gene encoding thioredoxin H-type-like yields MAEVNQVIDCHTVEAWTQNIEKGNESKKLVVVDFTASWCGPCRFIAPIVVEMAKNAPNVIFLKVDVDELKTVADEWAVEAIPTFLFLKEGKLVDKVVGSKKEELQMTIAKHATTVE; encoded by the exons atggcGGAAGTGAACCAAGTGATTGATTGCCACACTGTTGAGGCTTGGACTCAGAACATTGAAAAGGGAAATGAGTCTAAGAAACTG GTGGTGGTGGATTTCACAGCATCATGGTGTGGACCATGCCGTTTCATTGCCCCAATTGTGGTAGAGATGGCTAAGAATGCCCCTAATGTCATATTCTTGAAGGTTGATGTAGATGAATTGAAG ACTGTAGCTGATGAATGGGCTGTGGAGGCGATACCAACCTTCTTGTTCTTGAAAGAAGGCAAATTAGTGGAcaaggttgtgggttcaaagaAAGAGGAGTTGCAGATGACTATAGCAAAGCATGCCACTACTGTTGAATGA